In a single window of the Tigriopus californicus strain San Diego chromosome 2, Tcal_SD_v2.1, whole genome shotgun sequence genome:
- the LOC131893555 gene encoding elongin-B-like: MDVFLMIRRRKTTMFLDAKETTTVLDLKRMIEGITKKPPNQQRLYNREDVVMKDERTLSDYGLTSTMAKAQSPAEVGLAFQENGSWEDLEKTPYSSPPELPDVMKPGQESAAQETATA; the protein is encoded by the exons ATGGACGTGTTCCTGATGATCCGCCGTCGGAAGACGACCATGTTCCTGGATGCGAAGGAGACGACCACGGTGCTGGACCTCAAGCGGATGATTGAGGGCATCACCAAgaaaccacccaaccaacaGAGGCTCTATAATCGCGAGGACGTT GTGATGAAGGACGAGCGAACTCTGTCTGATTACGGCCTAACCTCGACCATGGCCAAAGCTCAGAGTCCGGCCGAAGTGGGCCTGGCTTTCCAAGAGAACGGCAGTTGGGAGGACCTCGAGAAAACGCCCTACTCCTCCCCGCCCGAATTGCCCGACGTCATGAAGCCCGGCCAAGAATCTGCTGCTCAAGAGACAGCCACCGCCTAG